GAGTGGCCCGGATTCGCCCGCTAAGATTCTGGTTGATTTCTCCGTAAAGATTGTGCATGCTGCATATTGGGGTATACCTGCTTTAAGTACGCGTCTGTGTAGTGCTTGTCGAGCCACTGGCTGACCGGGTCTGCTGCGGGGATTCCTTCCTGCCGCAGGCTTTGGCGCTTCACTGCCATACCGGAAAGAGCGATGTTCGCTGCCATGAATACCAGAAGCACACGAGTCAGGATAACCCCGAACCGGTTTGGAATCTGCTCGATCCACCGGGTCAGTGAGGGCAGGGAATGCTTGATGAAAATGAGCCCCAGAACACCCCAGAATACGGAATACGTCAGGTTGGTTCGTCCGTGCAGGTTTAAAGCGGAATTGCTGTATTCCCACGACACCGTGCCGAGAAGCTTTTCTTGTAGAAACGAGCAGATATATTCCAGTGTGCCGCCCAAAATCATGCTCGAAAAGAAAATGATCATGCTGTTGCGGTGGCGAAAACGGTAAAGAGCAACGGTAAACAGCACTGCGCCGAGCCCGTATACCGGCGTAAACGGTCCGTAAAGCAGGCCCTGCCGGTTTTCAAAATACCCAAGGCGAACATAGCACCAAAGGGTTTCTACGACAAAGCCGATCACGCTTGCAGAAAGAAATATCCAGAAAAGTTTGTATCGGTTCAGCCCGTGCGCAAAAGAATTAGGGTTCCCTTCCATAGTAGAGCCTCTTCGCTGAAGTGTGGTGATCATCATTTCGACAGATTCCTTTCTGTAATACTTGGTTTAACTTCATTTTATCATAATTTGACCAAATCAGCAAAATCATTGCTCGCAGGTTCAATCCCAAAGCAAGGGAATTGTAATGAGGGGTAAATTATGGTATCATAAAAAGAAATATGATGCTGTCTATTGGAAATGGGAGATGATGGAATGGATGTTTTTGTTGAGCAGCTGATCCAAAAGAAAAAGGGGCGTAAGGATTACGCGATTGTAGCCGGGGCGGGCATACTCGGCATTGTGATTCTGGCGATCACCACGCTGATTGCGTTTTTGGGGCCTTTTCAGCTGATCGTTGTTGCAGGTGTGTTCGTTGGTATTTATTATGTAAGCGCGTCCAGAAATCTGGAATATGAATACAGTACGACCAATGGAGATTTCACCGTGGATCAGATCACGAATCGCCGCAGTCGTAAACGGATTTGCAATTTCGATTTAAAATCGGTGGAAGAAATGGGCCAGTACAATGCCTCGGCGTTTCAAAACAGAACCTTCGCAAGGCAGCTCATGGTTGGCGCGGACGACGCAGGCACCGATGCGTGGTATCTGATCGTACATTTAAAGGATTCGGGAAACACACTGCTCGTGTTTAATCCCGACGAAAGAATGCTGGCGGCGATCAAACCGTTTTTACCGCGGCAGGTATCTGTGAATGCTTTCCGTGGGCGTTGATCTCCTAGAGATTCCCCGGATAGAACGCGCGATGAAGAATCCGCGTTTTTGCCGGCGGATTCTAGGGGACAAGGAGTATGACCAGCTTGCTC
Above is a window of Faecalispora anaeroviscerum DNA encoding:
- a CDS encoding putative ABC transporter permease, which translates into the protein MEGNPNSFAHGLNRYKLFWIFLSASVIGFVVETLWCYVRLGYFENRQGLLYGPFTPVYGLGAVLFTVALYRFRHRNSMIIFFSSMILGGTLEYICSFLQEKLLGTVSWEYSNSALNLHGRTNLTYSVFWGVLGLIFIKHSLPSLTRWIEQIPNRFGVILTRVLLVFMAANIALSGMAVKRQSLRQEGIPAADPVSQWLDKHYTDAYLKQVYPNMQHAQSLRRNQPES
- a CDS encoding DUF6106 family protein; amino-acid sequence: MDVFVEQLIQKKKGRKDYAIVAGAGILGIVILAITTLIAFLGPFQLIVVAGVFVGIYYVSASRNLEYEYSTTNGDFTVDQITNRRSRKRICNFDLKSVEEMGQYNASAFQNRTFARQLMVGADDAGTDAWYLIVHLKDSGNTLLVFNPDERMLAAIKPFLPRQVSVNAFRGR